A single genomic interval of Caretta caretta isolate rCarCar2 chromosome 23, rCarCar1.hap1, whole genome shotgun sequence harbors:
- the LOC125628143 gene encoding sushi domain-containing protein 6, protein MAKAPGCPRLRRPSCYLPTALFFTALCGSGAVLRRKDCQFPDPSDHTTYRCVSLACTLSLGSGGFKAGSMVQHFCEDGYVLAGHPGVSVCKGGQWSVLKPVVCNPLTGSPVPRSGSIFGVSSIPMVAAASVTVSALLLVAMVCVLVGPKPCSNWCWRWYEPMEESEVSIVDSCPVPLPSYEEAVYGSQGGPVPPTSTTPTPLVLSRGLAPPSEAAELCCSPEAATPPPSYQESQAAAAGSSSLVRPTVPPARFLFPGAAKDPCR, encoded by the exons ATGGCGAAGGCTCCGGGATGTCCCAGGCTGCGCCGGCCTTCATGTTACCTCCCCACGGCTCTGTTCTTCACGGCGCTTTGCGGCTCTGGTGCTGTCCTCCGGAGGAAAG ATTGCCAGTTCCCGGACCCCTCTGATCACACTACCTACAGGTGTGTGTCCTTGGCCTGCACGCTGTCTCTGGGCAGCGGCGGGTTTAAGGCTGGCTCCATGGTGCAGCATTTCTGCGAAGACGGCTACGTCCTGGCCGGCCACCCTGGGGTCTCTGTCTGCAAGGGTGGCCAGTGGAGCGTGCTGAAGCCGGTCGTCTGCAACCCCTTGACAG gatcCCCGGTGCCTCGCTCCGGCTCCATCTTCGGTGTCTCCTCCATCCCCATGGTGGCTGCGGCCTCGGTGACGGTGTCCgccctgctgctggtggccaTGGTGTGCGTCCTGGTGGGGCCGAAACCCTGCAGCAACTGGTGCTGGAG GTGGTACGAGCCCATGGAGGAGTCCGAGGTGAGCATCGTCGACAGCTGCCCGGTGCCACTCCCGTCCTACGAGGAGGCCGTCTATGGCTCCCAGGGGGGCCCCGTGCCACCCACCTCCACCACGCCGACGCCCCTCGTCCTCTCCAGGGGCCTGGCCCCCCCATCGGAAGCAGCCGAGCTCTGTTGTAGTCCAGAGGCCGCCACCCCACCGCCTTCCTACCAGGAGAGCCAAGCAGCAGCTGCGGGCAGCTCCAGTCTGGTGCGGCCCACGGTGCCCCCTGCCCGGTTCCTGTTCCCTGGGGCTGCAAAGGACCCGTGCAGGTAG